Below is a genomic region from Vanessa tameamea isolate UH-Manoa-2023 chromosome 14, ilVanTame1 primary haplotype, whole genome shotgun sequence.
TGACCGACAGGACCATTGGTAAGTCGTCGCCATCCAGGAGACAGCTGCAAACAAAGTtacactttatataataaacgaataCAAGTTTTAAATACGCATTGACGGATACATTAACTGCATCAAAGTTCAggattactttaaattaaaattactacacatttttaataagtatgtaaACTTTTTGGATTAgcataaatgaaaaagtaaggaccattaaataaaaaaaaaattacaaaaaaacggCCAAACGGAACTCGCGTTCATCGACCTGGTTCGTCAAtacgtggttagaacgcgtgcatcttaaccgatgatttcggattcaaacccaggcaagcaccactgaattttcatgtgttttttaattttagtacatatttgctgaaaaatatcaaattaaaaattccatatttaaatagcgcgcgaaaacgctactttgacaatatggtgctgcaatggggtcggtgacgttacttgcctgtattgtaatatgtggcagttgaaaataataattataatataatgtaatatataataattattattataatattataaataattttaatataatgtaatatattataataattattattttcaactttcggtaataaataaccattttttaactcataatatattctgattacaataatttacatagttgatatttttcagcaaatatgtactataattaaaaaatcaccttttactgggttccttgacctctactaaataatataaaattgattttaaaaaccagtcaaatagcctattgtttTTAGTAATCTTAATTGAAGACTTGATTTTATCGCGATGAATTTAAATGTAAGACCATCAATCCTGCTCAATCCGTACATCATGGATTCAGTACAGACTAAGGTACATTAATAAGGGCACGTGGAGGtaacacatatataaaaaaaaaaaagtgttcttAAGATTTGTTTCAATTGTTAAAGCCAACTTTTCAATTATACCACACGACTTAGTTATGCTGAACATATATCTTACATGTGCACGAAAATAACATCCCGCCGTTAATCGGCCGTCTAAAGTCAGTAACACAAACCACTCACTGTATGACCCTGAGGAGCGTGGGCCAGACGACCTTCACCCCCAGAAAGGCGTTCCTCTCGGGAAAGCCCACGCTGACGCAGATCTCGGCCATCTTGAGCACGGTGATGACTCCCTCCGTGCGCATGTCGCTCAGCATGTCGTCCAGCAGGCACATGCACTTGGCGCCGGCGTCCGTGAAGAACTCCTCCGGGCACAGCAGCGCGTACGCTTGCATTATGTACACCACTATCCGCAGGTGCTCCGTCGACTGCTCTGTACGGCGGACATtccacgttaaaatatattttaaaacagttggAAGTTGAGCTATCTATTTAGAAAGTCATTTCTATCGAGATTTCAGTGCAATAAAACTTTATGACTGCCACAATTATTGATATCAagactaaataaaatttggaaACAAGTGTTCTTAGTTGATTTAGTTATTTCTTGTTAGTTGAGTTAGTTATGTCTTTTCTAATTCTTTTGGTAAGCTgaccaaatattaatttaaatatttgagttGAGTAAAGTTATTTTAGCAAAAACTTTGTGTCTatgtgatttaatatttaaaaactatcaaTCGGCAACCGAGCCTACATCCCCGTGTACAAGTGGAGGGCGGCTCACCCAGTATGGGGTAGAGGTTGTGCGCCAGCTGCAGCAGCGCGGGGTCGGCGCTGGACGACGTCTCCAGCACGGCGAGCCACAGCTCCAGCGCGTCCTCCAGCAGGTACACGTGCGCCGGCTCGCTCAGCTTCGTGGACTCGTTCACCACGTTCAGCACCCACGGCCGCACGTTGGGCGCGCACTCGCCGAGCGCCTGCGACGCGCGCAATGGACAATTGTTTACTAGCCGTTTACGAAAGTGACCTCTGCAATAACGACAGGGCTGAGAACATCAAACTTACGAAgctaatattaattgatacttttttatttggaaaataattttgcaTCGTCGGTGCTCCCGTCGGATTACGGGGATACTCAAACGTAGCATAAGCTTTTGAGCCAGTCCAAggcaaaaaaaataagaatgtgAATGCTTAAAAAGGGAACAGGAATCGGTGTGGCTCGCCTTGACGAGGTGCACGAGCGCCGCCAGCGCCGCGGCGCGCAGCATGTGGTGGTGCTGCGCGTGCGTGCACAGCGCCGGCAGCACGGCGAAcagcgcgcccgcgccgccgccgcgcgccaCCGCCCACCCGCAGCGCTCCGTCACGAACGACACCACGTGCAGCACGTGCATCTTCGTCTCGCACTCCTCGCACTCCACCTGCGCGACACACCGTCGTACCGAATATGTAGTAGTGTACGTTTTAaagtttcacatttattttagatCGGTACAGGTTCCAAAGATTCGGTTTAACAGTTTATGTTATACGGGCAATCGAGAAGCAAGCTGCatctgattttatttatcttacatGCTCTATTTTGGAGAAATGTTGTCtttataacatttcaatatatacaGAGAAAAATTGCTAGATACTAGGACAACATTATGTCGTAGACTTTATAGGAGTGAAAAACCAAATATCctggtaaaaatattaatacacaaatTCGACCAGGAGAAATGGACATAATATCATAGAACCCAACACTAGCtgtgatgtttaaaatattaggaCACTTGCATAATAACGCACAATTACACACATctttgtttacttggtggtagagctatGTGCagacccgtctgggtaccaccctaAAGTGATATAtacacatattctaccaccaacaGGAATACTGAGTACATATTATACTCTTGTTTGTTGACTTTCCAAGATTTCCGGCGCACTGGCGATATCTATGGAAGGTGGTAACCACTTAGCATCAATTGGCCCATTTTTCCGTCTGtctatctaatttataaaaacacatttgcctataaattttactaaaaatgcaATAGTGTTTATTGACAGTATTCGTAAtttacttatgtaatttaattagtagTGCAATAACCAAATTGTTTCCAAACTTCTCACTAAACCCGACatatacaatttacatatacatGGGCCCTACCAGGAGATCATACAACGCGGAGAGCGCGTGTGGCGCGTAGGGAGCGAACTGTTCCACGTTGAAGTTGAAGTCGTCTATCGTACTGCGCAGCGCTTCAGCGGCTGCGAGCTTCACCGCCGGGTCCTCGCCCGCGCGCGTCAGCGGCTCCAGGAGCGCCGAGTACATCGCCGGCCGGAGGGACTGCGAAGCGCGCACGCCGCACCATTGGCCTGCGATGTTTTATGGATTGTACATTAATAGTAATCATTTCAAattagttatttgaaaaatattaagaacaatccttgttataaaacaatcaaaaacgaaaaaaaatggAGATCCATTTAAATTAGGATGTTTAGTTTGAGGTAGATCCaaggatttaaaaaattaaacattcactTTTATCATTTcccttgtaattaaatttagatgatattgaaaataaattgatataattatacatttaatgtaattgtattaatgcttttttaaattcgatttgATTTTTACCTCATAAATAATTTCCCGAAACCCCCTCCGCAAACTTAACACTTTGTTAGGCAATGTTCAAAAACACATGTTAAGCTATAACATGCCAGTAAAAGATTATAGTACTTACCAATCAGCTGGCATACTCTTCTCCTTATTATTCTGtagttattatctttaattttaagctCTTGGCTTAAAACATTCGTGAACCACTCGTCAAAGTCAACCTGcgaaaaaaatgcaatattaatTCCAATCATTCATATACAATCAATCAGTACAGTAAACCCGTTTATAGTCATAAGATCATAAATGAGTAGATTATTACATAGTAGTATTTCTTGGTGGTTTGTGAGAGTCTATCTGTATCCACTAGAGTTTAGActgctaattttatatattatttctagtaATCTGAAATTTATTGGTCCCACTAACATCATCATACAGATCGAAGGCTGCGAGTCCAACAGCATTGTAAATAGcatcttttttcaaaatagcaGACAAGTCATCCGGCGACACTTGGCTCTCCTGCAGCGAGGCGAGAAGACGGACCAGCTCTGGTGCGAGAACTGTTCGGAACTCGTGGAACAATTCCATGAAGACTGCTTCTGTACATGGCtgcaaatcaaaataaagtttttagtaaacattatataacacGGTAGCCAATTTCGAACACTAGCTATCAAATTAGTTATTACAGTTCATTATAGTAATAACACAAACACAGAGACCAGGCTCTGAACCAATGGCTTGACAAGCTCAATGAGAATtccttgacagaaaaacccgattttttttaactagtttGCGATTTTAAACCTGAAACCCCGAACTTTGCAGCCACGTTATCTagcatttattatgaataaacatttatacCCTCAAGCTATATTTCCAGGACTCCCCCGCCTCGTCGGTGGCAAAGCTCTCGGGTTCCGCGTCCCACAGCGCCAGGTCGTCTCCACTCAGCAGGAAGTAGTGCGTCACGAGGTGGCGGCACATGTGGCACACTGTGTTCTGGTCCAAGACCTCCGTCTTCATCTGGTGAGCTTGGAGCGTCACTGGGGGAAAGCAGCCATTGCGATTTTATTGGGCATTCATGACTTATCATTTATATGAGATACATTTTGAGTCATCACAAAAACCCAAAAATCCACTTAATTATTGTCATCTGACCATGCTGTGATTATGCTAGGGGATTAGTATCTCCAGGGTCAAATTAAATCACaagaacagttttttttttaaacttaaactttCTATACAAAAGTTACAAAAACATCAGATACTTACAAGGCTCTTTTACGGGTTCGGTTCCTTTAGGAAGCTTGTATTCGACACATTGCAATATCCCTTTAAATATGTTAAGACATTGTATTGTGAATCGTTCATATGTTAGGGACATGCCTTGTTCGGTGAAACAGTAGTATAGAGCAAACTCCAAAGAAGGTCGAATAAGAGGAATGTAGGAAAAGGGCTGATAAAACAAAACTCCAAGTGCGACCTTTGTCAGGTGTATTATAAACTTTTCGCATAACTCTAAAGGATATATCCCACGGCCTTTTAGTAGTTttcctgtaaaaaaaaaaagaaaaaattatcagaaaatattttctttcttaaaagcactaaaacattaaaaatcatttcatattcacaaactttatttactgagtaaattatagatataagtatatttatatatataataacttactgCATTCCAAGCTCGTCTTAGCCCTGTCAAACACGACATTGAGAAAAGCAATGGCGTCCTGACTTTCATGTGGTTTTTTGAAACCAAATACTGTTAATTTTCTCAATATTCTTAAACACAGAAGTGCCTTTTCCAAATGCTCTGTTATCAATTCTGTAGCCGCTCCTTCTTGTATATGGCGGAGAAATAATTCTGTATTCTCATGCCATAGATTGAGTATGAAGGAGTATACTGATATAGTCAGTTCCTAAAAAGAAGCGTTAGTTTAGTAATCAAAGTAAAGTAATTGTCAttaactttacatttataatctTAGAACTTGGTGCCATGCAGCCTTCTGGGTATTGCCTACagtaatatacattaattatctaTTTCCAAAAACTTAGCAATACTTTGGATTGTTATGAATTTGTAGAAAGCCATTTGTAAGGCATAGTGGACGTAACATCTTCGCACCTTGGTGGTGCATTCATGATGAGTggaatgttaaatatttcttacactacCAATACTATTTCTCAGTATACATTCCcctaataaattacaaaaacatagaAATTATCACATCACTTTAATGCACAGTTTATATCGACGAAAGTTACAATCTTACCTGAAATGTTCTCTTGTCTTCAATAAGTCTCTTTGAGGCCAGAGCTTTTACAACATGATGAAAGATAAGTAATGACCTTTGTTGCATCAGTGGTTGTGGTGCTTTCATTGCTCCTATCAAGTCTGGTAGCAGGTTAGGCCAGTTTGTGGGACAATCAAATCTAAAACATTGACATACTGctagtattttgttttacatacaTGAGtgtgtaaaaagtatttaataactaatGGTTTTTgtacacatatttataatactactaaCCTAGCAATTTTAGCAATCAATACAGCTTGTTGTGTTGCAATTTGGGCGACCGGCTCATTCAAAATTGGAGTAGTCAGAAGTCCTTGCCGAAGTTTGTGTTTCTCTTCATCTGTAATTGCATTTGGAGCATTCCGCCGCCAATAACGGTCTACTCCATTCTTGAAACACATTACAGCCAGCCATCTGACGTTTATATCAATTGAATGATTTGATAGAACattctagaaataaaatatacatatcatacaatatatatatatattttaatttttgtttagctCAAACACGTAAAGTGAGCAGCttcatataaaagtaatattctaaattttacaaggcttaaaaattatttgtttctaataactatatttatattaaaaatgtgaaagtaactctgtctgtttagCTGTCACAGCTAAACTGAAttgattttaaagaaatgtattacattaataggcttctttatttttaatttgcccCTACATAAGGTTTGAGTgcaagttatattaatttaatctacatatacctataataaAGCCCTGGATTCAGCTAATGACCTAAGCTTAGATCTAATTCATTCTTTAAATGTCAatagtattgaataatatttttaatatcactgAATAACCAACAAAATAGAAACATAGGATAACAGCATTGCAACCCAACCCAGGCATTGCATTGCATTGCAGGcatagtaaatttaaagtactttattaaaaagtaaaaaatatgtaaatttaaatatattaaatattatatttttatttcttgagataaaatttaattttagataaaacaataataaccaATTTACTggctttgaaaattaattttataattttaaattgtgtacAAGCTGCCTACTTATTGAAAAGCTACCTACTTATTgaaattcaaagtaaatactACCACAGGTTTGAGAACAAAGACCTGAGAATAACCTGTGAAGCACCTGAGCAGGTTTTAATTATTGTGACTTTTTCtacttttgtaattattttcacaaatattcCTTAACAATTCttctaaatattcattttctttAGTTGTACcagtttatgaaatttaatttctttaccaATAGTACAGAATAAAATCCTGGTTCTATTTCCCATTCTTGAAGCTTCTTCTCTGCAGGCTTCAGAACCTCCGCTTCTTGACTGGTGGCTCGGTTAAGCGTATCTAGCACTAATGCATAGATATTTGGATCCATGTTTTAAGCtacctttgaaaatatattttgtaaaataagataaaatcttttatttacataaaataatagaaaatctcTAATacttaattaactaaattaacaACAGTTCATTTTTTAGagtttaatttagaataaattcaGTTAGTCTTaggcttcaattttttttctcctCCTAACTACTTGTTATGAATACAGAgggtttttaattacaaatttttaatttacattaattttagctgcaaattttttagaaaaaaaaaaaaaaaattttaactatttgttcttataaaagcgaaatacaatTAGTGTTCTGATATGtttggaaatttattaatatttttttagtcagTATAGATTTTGGAAGCCTTATTTTACTATTACTATGGacaattgcaataaaaaaatgtttctgcCACCGGCACTTACGTTTTACCAATTTACcaataaaaaggaaatatatagACGCATTTTGGCTTGGTATTCATTTGAAAACCTCTTCTGAGtgactatattaagtaaattaacatATACTCACTTTTGACGGGCAAAAGACATCAGATAAAACATAACCTTatactatttacatataacaGTCATTGCAATATCTCATTATGTACAAAGTACAGCTAAATATAAATGgttaatagaaattttaaaatgatttacagCTGCTAAACAAAAGCCAAAGGTGTTTAATTgtgcaatattattaattagtgttcTGCAAAAACACCAGATATtcgaaaaattttatatttctgacaGTGACAAACTGTCATCTCACATCTGCAAAATCAGCGAAGTATCATAGACAATTTAACTCGTtccaatgaaaaataaaaagacacaTGTTTGTATCAatattgtactaaaatatacattctagtactacgtatttaaaataactttaatgttatcttaataatgttttattaattattttatataataacctacattttaattttaattatttattaattttagtgcTTAAAATAATCTCTAAAATCAAtttctttaagtttatttttatcaatactttATACATGGAACATAAtaagttttttacttttttattttattaagggcaggagaatgatgatgatgatatgaaaAACTATCGGAATAGTGtttgttaaaaagtaaaaaatctaATTC
It encodes:
- the Impbeta11 gene encoding importin-11 encodes the protein MDPNIYALVLDTLNRATSQEAEVLKPAEKKLQEWEIEPGFYSVLLNVLSNHSIDINVRWLAVMCFKNGVDRYWRRNAPNAITDEEKHKLRQGLLTTPILNEPVAQIATQQAVLIAKIARFDCPTNWPNLLPDLIGAMKAPQPLMQQRSLLIFHHVVKALASKRLIEDKRTFQELTISVYSFILNLWHENTELFLRHIQEGAATELITEHLEKALLCLRILRKLTVFGFKKPHESQDAIAFLNVVFDRAKTSLECRKLLKGRGIYPLELCEKFIIHLTKVALGVLFYQPFSYIPLIRPSLEFALYYCFTEQGMSLTYERFTIQCLNIFKGILQCVEYKLPKGTEPVKEPLTLQAHQMKTEVLDQNTVCHMCRHLVTHYFLLSGDDLALWDAEPESFATDEAGESWKYSLRPCTEAVFMELFHEFRTVLAPELVRLLASLQESQVSPDDLSAILKKDAIYNAVGLAAFDLYDDVDFDEWFTNVLSQELKIKDNNYRIIRRRVCQLIGQWCGVRASQSLRPAMYSALLEPLTRAGEDPAVKLAAAEALRSTIDDFNFNVEQFAPYAPHALSALYDLLVECEECETKMHVLHVVSFVTERCGWAVARGGGAGALFAVLPALCTHAQHHHMLRAAALAALVHLVKALGECAPNVRPWVLNVVNESTKLSEPAHVYLLEDALELWLAVLETSSSADPALLQLAHNLYPILEQSTEHLRIVVYIMQAYALLCPEEFFTDAGAKCMCLLDDMLSDMRTEGVITVLKMAEICVSVGFPERNAFLGVKVVWPTLLRVIHCLLDGDDLPMVLSVKLCLLSRVILLSTELFYKAIQEASVCLVEYDSDPAKVLNRVLHVWTEKMNLVTQVERWKVVGLGLAALLTTQNATVLERFPAILLNLTEVLNDVMKMEESGNYIDALVSPPGSRPASPLEGRGGAARWEGAGAGAGAGAGAGEGEDGARSAHELRRRRFAAAHPARALDLRAVTHHQLETLKSQVGPETFERLLQSTDKETLQQIREYIPL